The [Clostridium] scindens ATCC 35704 nucleotide sequence AAACAGACAAACATTATAAAAAAGGAGACGGGAAGATGTTTAAAGTAAATGATGATTACTTGAAGTTACCAGGAAGTTACCTCTTTTCCACGATTGGCAAAAAAGTGGCGGCTTTTCAGGAAGCCAATCCGGATCAGGACATTATCAGGCTTGGAATCGGCGATGTGACTCAGCCGTTGGCGCCGGCGATCATTGACGCCCTCCACGGCGCGGTAGATGAAATGGCCCATGCAGAGACCTTTCATGGATATGCCCCGGACTTGGGATACGAGTTCCTAAGAAGCGCCATGGCAAAGAATGATTACCAGGACAAGGGATGCGATATAAAGGCAGACGAGATATTCATCTCAGACGGAGCGAAATGCGATTCCGGAAACATCCAGGAAATATTCGCGAAGGATAATAAGATTGCCGTATGCGACCCGGTCTATCCCGTCTATGTAGATACGAACGTAATGGCCGGGCGTACCGGAGTCTATGACCAGAAAGCGGAGACATGGAGCGATGTGATCTACATGCCTTGTACGAAAGAGACCGGATTTGCGCCCCAGCTGCCGAAAGAAACGCCGGATATCATCTATCTGTGCTTCCCGAATAACCCTACCGGATCTACCATTACCAAGGCTCAGCTGCAGGAATGGGTGGACTATGCCAATAAGGCGGGCGCAGTCATCATCTATGACGCGGCCTATGAAGCATACATTAGTGAAGCGGACGTGCCGCATACCATCTATGAGTGTGAAGGCGCAAGAACCTGTGCGATTGAGCTTCGAAGCTTCTCCAAGAATGCCGGATTCACAGGCGTAAGGCTTGGGGCTACCGTGATTCCTAAGGATCTGATATGCAAAGACGTGATGCTGCATTCCCTGTGGGCGAGACGGCACGGAACCAAGTATAACGGCGCCCCATATATTGTCCAGAAGGCCGGGGAGGCAGTGTATTCCGAAGCCGGAAAGGCACAGTTAAAAGAACAGGTTGCCTATTATATGAAGAATGCCGCCGTCATCTACGAAGGGCTTAAGGAGGCAGGTTACAACGTGTCAGGAGGCGTGAACGCGCCGTATATCTGGCTGGAGACGCCGAAAGGGATGACTTCCTGGGAATTCTTTGACTATCTGCTGGAAAGGGCCAATGTGGTAGGAACGCCGGGCTCCGGGTTCGGGCCAAGCGGCGAGGGATATTTCCGTCTCACTGCCTTTGGATCTTATGAAAATACAGTCCGTGCGATCGAACGGATTAAGAAGATATAGCCTAATAGCGGCCTTGCCTGGAACTACGAGCTGTACACGCAGGCCAACAAGAGGCGCGAGAAGCGAAAAAAAGAGGGGGAGATCATGAGATATGCGGAATACCCCGGAATAGTTCCGGGGTATCCATAGACTATTTGCACTCGAAGTCGATAGGACTGTCGATAAGCGTTGCAGCCTGAAATTTATGCTTATGGTTATCTTCCTCTTCGGTAAAGTCTTTGATGAAGTGAACATGCTTGCCGTTTCCTACGTCAATTGCGCCGGAGGTTTTCCCGCAGAATTCATGGAAATGTTCGTCTGAGAAGTCGGTGCGGAATTTCACTTCATGGAAGTGGTCATGCTCATTGTGGTAGATAGCCTCGCCGGTTACGGTACAGAATCTATGATTATGGCAATCGCCGCATTCATTAAAAATTTTTGTGCTTCCGGTCAGTTCATGAACATGTTTCTGGTCTTTGCAATAATTTTGATTATACATTTTGAAATCTCCTTTTTCTTTTAAAATATGATAAAGGGGAATAGGTTGTGAAAGTGAAGGTAGAAGGTGGATTAACTTAGGGTTTAATTAAATAACAGAAAGGAAACGGAGCATCGACTGGCATAGAGATGGCAACGGGATATAGTGTTGACATTGCAATAAATCACGACCCGGAGGCTATACGGATGCATAAGGCAAATCATCCTAATACAAGGGATTATTGTGAGAACGTCTGGGACGTGGATCCAGTAAAGGTCTGCAATGGTAGTCCGGTGGGATTGGCATGGTTTTCACCAGACTGCAAGCATTTTTCAAAGGCTAAGGGCGGCAAGCCAAAGGATAAAAACATCCGCGACAGTAAGACCGCGTTACCAACGGTAACATCATGGGACCATAACAGCCAAGGATAGGTTCGGACTAGTCACTATCGAAGGTGTAGATTACCAGATAGCTGATATTAGTTTGCGGATGCTGGAACCGCGAACTATATGGATGCCAGGGATTTCCGGATGATTATATAATTGACCGTGATTATACAGGCAAGACCTATCCAAGGTCAGAGCAGGTAAAGCGGTGCGGTAATGCGGTATGTCCACCAATT carries:
- a CDS encoding LL-diaminopimelate aminotransferase codes for the protein MFKVNDDYLKLPGSYLFSTIGKKVAAFQEANPDQDIIRLGIGDVTQPLAPAIIDALHGAVDEMAHAETFHGYAPDLGYEFLRSAMAKNDYQDKGCDIKADEIFISDGAKCDSGNIQEIFAKDNKIAVCDPVYPVYVDTNVMAGRTGVYDQKAETWSDVIYMPCTKETGFAPQLPKETPDIIYLCFPNNPTGSTITKAQLQEWVDYANKAGAVIIYDAAYEAYISEADVPHTIYECEGARTCAIELRSFSKNAGFTGVRLGATVIPKDLICKDVMLHSLWARRHGTKYNGAPYIVQKAGEAVYSEAGKAQLKEQVAYYMKNAAVIYEGLKEAGYNVSGGVNAPYIWLETPKGMTSWEFFDYLLERANVVGTPGSGFGPSGEGYFRLTAFGSYENTVRAIERIKKI
- a CDS encoding YmaF family protein, giving the protein MYNQNYCKDQKHVHELTGSTKIFNECGDCHNHRFCTVTGEAIYHNEHDHFHEVKFRTDFSDEHFHEFCGKTSGAIDVGNGKHVHFIKDFTEEEDNHKHKFQAATLIDSPIDFECK